From Bos javanicus breed banteng chromosome 5, ARS-OSU_banteng_1.0, whole genome shotgun sequence, the proteins below share one genomic window:
- the CSNK1E gene encoding casein kinase I isoform X4, producing the protein MELRVGNKYRLGRKIGSGSFGDIYLGANIASGEEVAIKLECVKTKHPQLHIESKFYKMMQGGVGIPSIKWCGAEGDYNVMVMELLGPSLEDLFNFCSRKFSLKTVLLLADQMISRIEYIHSKNFIHRDVKPDNFLMGLGKKGNLVYIIDFGLAKKYRDARTHQHIPYRENKNLTGTARYASINTHLGIEQSRRDDLESLGYVLMYFNLGSLPWQGLKAATKRQKYERISEKKMSTPIEVLCKGYPSEFSTYLNFCRSLRFDDKPDYSYLRQLFRNLFHRQGFSYDYVFDWNMLKFGASSSQAQPRDSEAVALPSPRPCPCAGPANPPVYWCPAPLGTQDPPHRPVEEVEELPPQNYWPVVWAAGPQF; encoded by the exons ATGGAGCTACGTGTGGGGAATAAGTACCGCCTGGGCCGGAAGATCGGGAGCGGGTCCTTTGGAGACATCTACCTAG GTGCCAATATTGCCTCTGGTGAAGAAGTCGCCATCAAGCTAGAGTGCGTGAAGACGAAGCACCCCCAGCTGCACATCGAGAGCAAATTCTACAAGATGATGCAGGGGGGAG TGGGGATCCCATCCATCAAGTGGTGCGGGGCCGAGGGGGACTACAACGTGATGGTCATGGAGCTGCTGGGGCCCAGCCTCGAGGACCTCTTCAACTTCTGCTCCCGCAAGTTCAGCCTCAAGACTGTGCTGCTCCTGGCCGACCAGATG atcAGCCGCATTGAGTACATCCACTCCAAGAACTTCATCCACCGGGACGTCAAGCCTGACAACTTCCTCATGGGGCTGGGGAAGAAGGGCAACTTGGTGTACATCATTGACTTCGGCCTGGCCAAGAAGTACCGGGATGCCCGCACCCACCAGCACATCCCCTACCGGGAAAACAAGAACTTGACTGGCACTGCCCGCTACGCCTCCATCAACACCCACCTGGGCATCG AGCAAAGCCGTCGAGACGACCTGGAGAGTCTGGGCTACGTTCTCATGTACTtcaacctgggctccctgccctgGCAGGGCCTCAAAGCAGCCACCAAGCGCCAGAAGTACGAGCGGATCAGCGAGAAGAAGATGTCAACGCCCATCGAGGTCCTCTGCAAAGGCTACCCCT CCGAGTTCTCCACATACCTCAACTTCTGCCGTTCGCTGCGGTTTGATGACAAGCCCGACTACTCCTACCTGCGCCAGCTCTTCCGCAACCTCTTCCACCGGCAGGGCTTCTCCTACGACTACGTCTTCGACTGGAACATGCTCAAATTC GGGGCTTCCTCGAGCCAGGCTCAGCCCCGCGACAGCGAAGCTGTTGCactgcccagcccccgcccctGTCCCTGTGCTGGGCCGGCGAACCCACCTGTGTACTG GTGCCCGGCGCCACTGGGCACCCAGGACCCTCCACATAGGCCcgtggaggaggtggaggagctgCCCCCCCAAAACTACTGGCCTGTGGTCTGGGCTGCGGGGCCCCAGTTCTGA
- the CSNK1E gene encoding casein kinase I isoform X5 — protein MELRVGNKYRLGRKIGSGSFGDIYLGANIASGEEVAIKLECVKTKHPQLHIESKFYKMMQGGVGIPSIKWCGAEGDYNVMVMELLGPSLEDLFNFCSRKFSLKTVLLLADQMISRIEYIHSKNFIHRDVKPDNFLMGLGKKGNLVYIIDFGLAKKYRDARTHQHIPYRENKNLTGTARYASINTHLGIEQSRRDDLESLGYVLMYFNLGSLPWQGLKAATKRQKYERISEKKMSTPIEVLCKGYPSEFSTYLNFCRSLRFDDKPDYSYLRQLFRNLFHRQGFSYDYVFDWNMLKFVPGATGHPGPST, from the exons ATGGAGCTACGTGTGGGGAATAAGTACCGCCTGGGCCGGAAGATCGGGAGCGGGTCCTTTGGAGACATCTACCTAG GTGCCAATATTGCCTCTGGTGAAGAAGTCGCCATCAAGCTAGAGTGCGTGAAGACGAAGCACCCCCAGCTGCACATCGAGAGCAAATTCTACAAGATGATGCAGGGGGGAG TGGGGATCCCATCCATCAAGTGGTGCGGGGCCGAGGGGGACTACAACGTGATGGTCATGGAGCTGCTGGGGCCCAGCCTCGAGGACCTCTTCAACTTCTGCTCCCGCAAGTTCAGCCTCAAGACTGTGCTGCTCCTGGCCGACCAGATG atcAGCCGCATTGAGTACATCCACTCCAAGAACTTCATCCACCGGGACGTCAAGCCTGACAACTTCCTCATGGGGCTGGGGAAGAAGGGCAACTTGGTGTACATCATTGACTTCGGCCTGGCCAAGAAGTACCGGGATGCCCGCACCCACCAGCACATCCCCTACCGGGAAAACAAGAACTTGACTGGCACTGCCCGCTACGCCTCCATCAACACCCACCTGGGCATCG AGCAAAGCCGTCGAGACGACCTGGAGAGTCTGGGCTACGTTCTCATGTACTtcaacctgggctccctgccctgGCAGGGCCTCAAAGCAGCCACCAAGCGCCAGAAGTACGAGCGGATCAGCGAGAAGAAGATGTCAACGCCCATCGAGGTCCTCTGCAAAGGCTACCCCT CCGAGTTCTCCACATACCTCAACTTCTGCCGTTCGCTGCGGTTTGATGACAAGCCCGACTACTCCTACCTGCGCCAGCTCTTCCGCAACCTCTTCCACCGGCAGGGCTTCTCCTACGACTACGTCTTCGACTGGAACATGCTCAAATTC GTGCCCGGCGCCACTGGGCACCCAGGACCCTCCACATAG
- the CSNK1E gene encoding casein kinase I isoform X1, which yields MELRVGNKYRLGRKIGSGSFGDIYLGANIASGEEVAIKLECVKTKHPQLHIESKFYKMMQGGVGIPSIKWCGAEGDYNVMVMELLGPSLEDLFNFCSRKFSLKTVLLLADQMISRIEYIHSKNFIHRDVKPDNFLMGLGKKGNLVYIIDFGLAKKYRDARTHQHIPYRENKNLTGTARYASINTHLGIEQSRRDDLESLGYVLMYFNLGSLPWQGLKAATKRQKYERISEKKMSTPIEVLCKGYPSEFSTYLNFCRSLRFDDKPDYSYLRQLFRNLFHRQGFSYDYVFDWNMLKFVSLLKAEAGMGDWTGKANVTLWWAGLPEAGSYELDGARDPHSSFIRADSLCCRGQQGPGGAPPPSGPERAHLGLPSVLDAWVSGARMALVGPPTVLILACSVLLLVSCTCQLAAFAESPLASLDPFIVASFSLVVAPWVLLGTSLFSLSLMSCGGGVGRSVQPLGLGLRNL from the exons ATGGAGCTACGTGTGGGGAATAAGTACCGCCTGGGCCGGAAGATCGGGAGCGGGTCCTTTGGAGACATCTACCTAG GTGCCAATATTGCCTCTGGTGAAGAAGTCGCCATCAAGCTAGAGTGCGTGAAGACGAAGCACCCCCAGCTGCACATCGAGAGCAAATTCTACAAGATGATGCAGGGGGGAG TGGGGATCCCATCCATCAAGTGGTGCGGGGCCGAGGGGGACTACAACGTGATGGTCATGGAGCTGCTGGGGCCCAGCCTCGAGGACCTCTTCAACTTCTGCTCCCGCAAGTTCAGCCTCAAGACTGTGCTGCTCCTGGCCGACCAGATG atcAGCCGCATTGAGTACATCCACTCCAAGAACTTCATCCACCGGGACGTCAAGCCTGACAACTTCCTCATGGGGCTGGGGAAGAAGGGCAACTTGGTGTACATCATTGACTTCGGCCTGGCCAAGAAGTACCGGGATGCCCGCACCCACCAGCACATCCCCTACCGGGAAAACAAGAACTTGACTGGCACTGCCCGCTACGCCTCCATCAACACCCACCTGGGCATCG AGCAAAGCCGTCGAGACGACCTGGAGAGTCTGGGCTACGTTCTCATGTACTtcaacctgggctccctgccctgGCAGGGCCTCAAAGCAGCCACCAAGCGCCAGAAGTACGAGCGGATCAGCGAGAAGAAGATGTCAACGCCCATCGAGGTCCTCTGCAAAGGCTACCCCT CCGAGTTCTCCACATACCTCAACTTCTGCCGTTCGCTGCGGTTTGATGACAAGCCCGACTACTCCTACCTGCGCCAGCTCTTCCGCAACCTCTTCCACCGGCAGGGCTTCTCCTACGACTACGTCTTCGACTGGAACATGCTCAAATTCGTGAGTCTCCTGAAGGCCGAGGCGGGCATGGGGGACTGGACCGGGAAGGCCAACGTGACCCTGTGGTGGGCGGGGCTCCCGGAAGCAGGGAGCTATGAGCTGGACGGCGCACGTGACCCCCACTCCAGCTTCATCCGTGCGGACAGCCTGTGCTGCCGCGGTCAGCAGGGCCCAGGTGGGGCGCCGCCTCCCAGCGGACCCGAGAGGGCCCACCTGGGCCTCCCGTCCGTCCTGGATGCCTGGGTGAGCGGGGCCCGGATGGCACTGGTGGGCCCCCCCACTGTCTTGATCCTGGCCTGCAGCGTCTTGCTCTTGGTGTCCTGCACGTGCCAGCTGGCGGCCTTTGCTGAGTCCCCCTTGGCCAGCCTGGACCCCTTCATTGTGGCTTCCTTCTCCCTGGTTGTGGCACCCTGGGTCTTGCTAGGcacctctcttttctctctctctcttatgagttgtgggggtggggtggggagaagtgtTCAACCGCTGGGCCTGGGACTCCGGAATCTGTGA